Proteins from a genomic interval of Paenibacillus sp. FSL R5-0623:
- the nagA gene encoding N-acetylglucosamine-6-phosphate deacetylase, whose amino-acid sequence MTEVNSHEPRSQRDKNISLLRGRLLLADEILEDGVLAWRDEKILYAGIAEGLSEQIRKEALPVPVPEGGLIVPGFIDIHVHGGNGEDFMDASPEVLDKITSFHSTQGTTAMLATSMTAPKERLDSVLAEVDRYRSSEMPYAQLEGVHLEGPFFSPKWPGAQNPEHIILPDVSWLEAWEKQYPGLIRQVTLAPEREGALEVISWLREQRITAALGHTDATYEEVERAVEAGLHHAVHTFNAMTPLHHRLPGAAGAVLSDPRISAEVIADGIHVHPAAISILAQLKQHNDQLVLITDAMSAAGLDDGEYKIGDLPVIVKHGEARLKDGGALAGSTLTMIRGFRYLVQEVGLSLKAASRAASLTPARLLGIDHRTGSFAQGKQADIVLLNAELDIEGVWVKGRRIGESY is encoded by the coding sequence GGCAGGCTGCTCCTTGCAGATGAGATATTGGAAGATGGTGTATTAGCCTGGAGGGATGAGAAAATCCTCTATGCTGGGATAGCGGAAGGTCTGTCTGAACAGATTAGGAAAGAGGCCTTGCCTGTACCTGTACCCGAGGGTGGTCTCATTGTGCCTGGATTCATTGATATCCATGTGCATGGTGGGAACGGAGAAGACTTTATGGACGCAAGCCCGGAGGTGTTGGACAAGATCACTTCTTTCCATAGTACGCAGGGTACAACAGCGATGCTTGCGACTTCCATGACGGCTCCGAAAGAGCGCCTGGACAGCGTACTTGCTGAAGTGGACCGCTATCGTTCGAGTGAAATGCCATATGCACAGCTTGAGGGCGTACATCTGGAAGGCCCGTTCTTCAGTCCGAAATGGCCTGGTGCGCAAAATCCGGAACATATCATTCTGCCTGATGTATCTTGGCTCGAAGCATGGGAAAAGCAATATCCCGGCCTGATCCGTCAAGTTACACTGGCACCGGAACGTGAAGGTGCACTGGAGGTTATCTCGTGGCTGCGAGAACAGCGGATTACAGCGGCACTCGGTCACACGGATGCGACCTATGAAGAGGTGGAGCGGGCAGTCGAGGCAGGACTTCATCATGCGGTACATACGTTCAATGCGATGACACCGCTGCATCATCGGCTGCCCGGGGCTGCTGGAGCTGTGCTGAGTGATCCACGTATCAGTGCCGAGGTGATTGCTGATGGCATTCACGTACACCCTGCGGCGATATCAATCCTGGCTCAATTGAAGCAACATAACGATCAACTCGTGTTGATCACAGATGCCATGTCTGCTGCGGGTTTGGATGACGGGGAGTACAAAATCGGCGACCTGCCCGTGATCGTGAAGCATGGCGAGGCCAGACTGAAGGACGGCGGCGCGCTGGCTGGAAGCACACTGACGATGATTCGCGGTTTCCGTTATCTGGTGCAGGAAGTGGGCTTGAGTCTGAAGGCTGCTTCACGGGCAGCAAGTCTAACCCCTGCACGTCTGCTCGGCATTGATCACCGGACAGGTTCCTTTGCTCAAGGAAAACAGGCAGATATCGTTTTGCTGAATGCGGAGCTGGATATTGAGGGTGTGTGGGTCAAGGGCAGACGGATCGGTGAGTCATATTAG